A single window of Balaenoptera ricei isolate mBalRic1 chromosome 15, mBalRic1.hap2, whole genome shotgun sequence DNA harbors:
- the TSHZ2 gene encoding teashirt homolog 2 isoform X2, with amino-acid sequence MPRRKQQAPKRAAGYAQEEQLKEGEEIKEEEEEEDSGSVAHLQGSNDPGTDEELETGPEQKGCFSYQNSPGSHLSNQDAENESLLSDASDQMSDVKSVCGRDALDRKASVHSKLPNEAHSCMDKMTAVYANILSDSYWSGLGLGFKLSNSERRNCDPRNGSNKTDFDWHQDALSKSLQQNLPSRSVSKPSLFSSVQLYRQSSKMCGTVFTGASRFRCRQCSAAYDTLVELTVHMNETGHYQDDNRKKDKLRPTSYSKPRKRAFQDMDKEDAQKVLKCMFCGDSFDSLQDLSVHMIKTKHYQKVPLKEPVPTISSKMVTPAKKRIFDINRPCSPDSTTGSFADSFPSQKNANIQLSSNNRYGYQNGASYTWQFEACKSQILKCMECGSSHDTLQQLTTHMMVTGHFLKVTSSASKKGKQLVLDPLAVEKMQSLSDAPNSDSLAPKPSSNSAADCIASTTELKRDSKKEKAEQINKDEKVMKSEDYEDPLQKPLDPTIKYQYLREEDLEDGSKGGGDILKSLENTVTTAINKAQNGAPSWSAYPSIHAAYQLSEGTKPALPMGSQVLQIRPNLTNKLRPIAPKWKVMPLVSVPTSLAPYTQVKKEPEDKDEVVKECGKESPHEEASSFSHSEGDSFSKCEPPSESKKAEPCPLKEEDKRMKEGGEKEKPQPLEPASSLSNGCALANHASALPCINPLSALQSVLNNHLGKATEPLRSPSCASPSSSTMSMFHKSHLSVTDKPVLSPVSARPASMSRRYLFENSDQPIDLTKSKSKKAESSQAQSCTSPPQKHALSDIADMVKVLPKATTPKPAASSRVPPVKLEMEVRRFEDVSSEVSTLHKRKGRQSNWNPQHLLILQAQFASSLFQTSEGKYLLSDLGPQERMQISKFTGLSMTTISHWLANVKYQLRKTGGTKFLKNMDKGHPIFYCSDCASQFRTPSTYIGHLESHLGFQMKDMTRMAMEQQSKAEQEISRISSAQRSPETIAGEEDTDSKFK; translated from the coding sequence GCTACGCCCAGGAAGAACAGctgaaggaaggggaggaaataaaagaagaggaggaagaggaagacagtgGTTCGGTAGCTCACCTTCAGGGCAGCAATGACCCAGGGACAGACGAGGAGCTAGAAACGGGCCCCGAGCAGAAAGGCTGCTTCAGCTACCAGAACTCTCCAGGAAGTCACCTGTCCAATCAGGACGCCGAGAATGAGTCCTTGCTGAGTGATGCCAGTGATCAGATGTCAGACGTCAAGAGCGTGTGCGGCCGAGATGCCTTGGACAGGAAAGCAAGCGTGCACTCCAAGCTTCCAAATGAAGCCCACAGTTGCATGGATAAAATGACCGCCGTCTACGCCAACATCTTGTCTGATTCCTACTGGTCGGGCCTGGGTCTTGGCTTCAAACTGTCCAACAGCGAGAGGCGGAATTGTGACCCCCGTAATGGCAGCAACAAGACTGATTTCGATTGGCACCAAGACGCTCTGTCCAAAAGCCTACAGCAGAACTTGCCTTCCAGATCCGTGTCGAAGCCCAGCCTGTTCAGCTCGGTCCAGCTGTACCGGCAGAGCAGTAAGATGTGCGGGACCGTTTTCACCGGGGCCAGCAGGTTCCGGTGTCGGCAGTGCAGCGCCGCCTATGACACCCTGGTCGAGTTGACTGTGCACATGAACGAAACGGGCCACTATCAAGATGACAACCGCAAAAAGGACAAGCTCAGACCCACGAGCTATTCAAAGCCCCGGAAAAGGGCTTTCCAGGATATGGACAAAGAGGATGCTCAAAAGGTCCTGAAATGTATGTTTTGTGGCGACTCCTTCGATTCCCTCCAAGATTTGAGTGTCCACATGATCAAAACGAAACATTACCAAAAAGTGCCTTTGAAGGAACCAGTACCAACCATTTCGTCGAAAATGGTCACTCCGGCGAAGAAACGCATCTTTGACATCAATCGGCCATGTTCCCCCGATTCGACCACAGGATCGTTTGCAGATTCGTTTCCTTCTCAGAAGAACGCCAACATACAGCTGTCCTCCAACAATCGCTACGGCTACCAAAATGGCGCCAGCTACACCTGGCAGTTTGAGGCCTGCAAGTCCCAGATCTTGAAGTGCATGGAGTGTGGGAGCTCCCACGATACTTTGCAGCAGCTCACCACCCACATGATGGTCACCGgtcactttctcaaggtcaccagCTCTGCCTCCAAGAAAGGGAAGCAGCTGGTGCTAGACCCACTCGCCGTGGAGAAGATGCAGTCGTTGTCGGACGCCCCAAACAGTGATTCTCTGGCTCCCAAGCCATCGAGTAACTCAGCTGCTGACTGCATAGCTTCTACGACTGAGTTAAAGagagacagtaaaaaagaaaaagcagagcagaTCAACAAGGATGAGAAAGTCATGAAAAGCGAGGACTATGAAGACCCTCTACAAAAACCTTTAGACCCTACGATAAAATACCAGTACCTAAGGGAGGAGGATTTGGAAGACGGCTCAAAGGGCGGAGGGGACATTTTGAAGTCACTGGAAAATACTGTTACCACCGCCATCAACAAAGCCCAGAATGGGGCTCCCAGCTGGAGCGCGTACCCCAGCATCCACGCCGCCTACCAGCTGTCAGAGGGCACCAAGCCTGCTTTGCCGATGGGCTCCCAGGTACTGCAGATTCGACCCAACCTCACCAACAAGTTAAGGCCAATTGCACCCAAGTGGAAAGTAATGCCGCTGGTTTCTGTGCCCACAAGCCTGGCCCCATACACGCAAGTTAAGAAGGAGCCGGaagacaaagacgaagtggtgaAGGAGTGTGGGAAAGAAAGTCCCCATGAAGAGGCGTCCTCTTTCAGCCACAGTGAGGGGGATTCTTTCTCCAAGTGTGAACCCCCTTCAGAATCCAAAAAGGCTGAGCCTTGTCCCCTGAAGGAGGAGGACAAGCGGATGAAAGAAGGTGGTGAGAAAGAGAAACCCCAGCCCTTGGAGCCAGCATCTTCCCTCAGCAACGGCTGTGCCCTCGCCAACCATGCTTCGGCCCTGCCGTGCATCAACCCGCTCAGCGCCCTGCAGTCTGTCCTGAACAATCACCTGGGCAAAGCTACGGAACCCTTGCGCTCTCCTTCCTGCGCCAGCCCAAGCTCAAGCACAATGTCGATGTTTCATAAGTCGCATCTCAGTGTCACGGACAAGCCGGTGTTGAGTCCTGTCTCCGCAAGGCCGGCCAGCATGTCCAGACGCTACCTGTTTGAGAACAGCGACCAGCCCATCGACCTGACCAAGTCCAAAAGCAAGAAGGCTGAGTCCTCGCAAGCACAATCCTGTACGTCCCCACCCCAGAAGCACGCTCTGTCCGATATCGCCGACATGGTCAAAGTCCTCCCCAAAGCCACCACCCCAAAGCCTGCTGCTTCCTCCAGGGTCCCTCCCGTGAAGCTGGAGATGGAGGTCAGGCGCTTCGAGGACGTGTCCAGCGAAGTCTCAACCTTGCATAAAAGGAAAGGCCGGCAGTCCAATTGGAACCCTCAGCATCTTCTAATCCTGCAGGCTCAGTTTGCCTCCAGCCTCTTCCAGACGTCGGAGGGCAAATACCTGCTGTCCGATCTGGGCCCACAGGAGCGAATGCAGATCTCGAAGTTTACGGGCCTCTCGATGACCACCATCAGCCACTGGCTGGCCAACGTCAAGTACCAGCTGAGGAAAACGGGCGGGACCAAGTTTCTGAAAAACATGGACAAAGGACACCCGATCTTTTACTGCAGTGACTGTGCCTCCCAGTTCAGAACCCCTTCTACCTACATCGGTCACTTAGAATCTCACCTAGGTTTCCAAATGAAGGACATGACCCGCATGGCCATGGAACAGCAAAGCAAAGCGGAGCAGGAGATCTCCCGGATATCGTCGGCTCAGAGGTCACCGGAAACCATAGCTGGCGAAGAGGACACAGACTCTAAGTTCAAGT
- the TSHZ2 gene encoding teashirt homolog 2 isoform X1 codes for MPRRKQQAPKRAAGYAQEEQLKEGEEIKEEEEEEDSGSVAHLQGSNDPGTDEELETGPEQKGCFSYQNSPGSHLSNQDAENESLLSDASDQMSDVKSVCGRDALDRKASVHSKLPNEAHSCMDKMTAVYANILSDSYWSGLGLGFKLSNSERRNCDPRNGSNKTDFDWHQDALSKSLQQNLPSRSVSKPSLFSSVQLYRQSSKMCGTVFTGASRFRCRQCSAAYDTLVELTVHMNETGHYQDDNRKKDKLRPTSYSKPRKRAFQDMDKEDAQKVLKCMFCGDSFDSLQDLSVHMIKTKHYQKVPLKEPVPTISSKMVTPAKKRIFDINRPCSPDSTTGSFADSFPSQKNANIQLSSNNRYGYQNGASYTWQFEACKSQILKCMECGSSHDTLQQLTTHMMVTGHFLKVTSSASKKGKQLVLDPLAVEKMQSLSDAPNSDSLAPKPSSNSAADCIASTTELKRDSKKEKAEQINKDEKVMKSEDYEDPLQKPLDPTIKYQYLREEDLEDGSKGGGDILKSLENTVTTAINKAQNGAPSWSAYPSIHAAYQLSEGTKPALPMGSQVLQIRPNLTNKLRPIAPKWKVMPLVSVPTSLAPYTQVKKEPEDKDEVVKECGKESPHEEASSFSHSEGDSFSKCEPPSESKKAEPCPLKEEDKRMKEGGEKEKPQPLEPASSLSNGCALANHASALPCINPLSALQSVLNNHLGKATEPLRSPSCASPSSSTMSMFHKSHLSVTDKPVLSPVSARPASMSRRYLFENSDQPIDLTKSKSKKAESSQAQSCTSPPQKHALSDIADMVKVLPKATTPKPAASSRVPPVKLEMEVRRFEDVSSEVSTLHKRKGRQSNWNPQHLLILQAQFASSLFQTSEGKYLLSDLGPQERMQISKFTGLSMTTISHWLANVKYQLRKTGGTKFLKNMDKGHPIFYCSDCASQFRTPSTYIGHLESHLGFQMKDMTRMAMEQQSKAEQEISRISSAQRSPETIAGEEDTDSKFKCKLCCRTFVSKHAVKLHLSKTHSKSPEHHSQFVTDVDEE; via the coding sequence GCTACGCCCAGGAAGAACAGctgaaggaaggggaggaaataaaagaagaggaggaagaggaagacagtgGTTCGGTAGCTCACCTTCAGGGCAGCAATGACCCAGGGACAGACGAGGAGCTAGAAACGGGCCCCGAGCAGAAAGGCTGCTTCAGCTACCAGAACTCTCCAGGAAGTCACCTGTCCAATCAGGACGCCGAGAATGAGTCCTTGCTGAGTGATGCCAGTGATCAGATGTCAGACGTCAAGAGCGTGTGCGGCCGAGATGCCTTGGACAGGAAAGCAAGCGTGCACTCCAAGCTTCCAAATGAAGCCCACAGTTGCATGGATAAAATGACCGCCGTCTACGCCAACATCTTGTCTGATTCCTACTGGTCGGGCCTGGGTCTTGGCTTCAAACTGTCCAACAGCGAGAGGCGGAATTGTGACCCCCGTAATGGCAGCAACAAGACTGATTTCGATTGGCACCAAGACGCTCTGTCCAAAAGCCTACAGCAGAACTTGCCTTCCAGATCCGTGTCGAAGCCCAGCCTGTTCAGCTCGGTCCAGCTGTACCGGCAGAGCAGTAAGATGTGCGGGACCGTTTTCACCGGGGCCAGCAGGTTCCGGTGTCGGCAGTGCAGCGCCGCCTATGACACCCTGGTCGAGTTGACTGTGCACATGAACGAAACGGGCCACTATCAAGATGACAACCGCAAAAAGGACAAGCTCAGACCCACGAGCTATTCAAAGCCCCGGAAAAGGGCTTTCCAGGATATGGACAAAGAGGATGCTCAAAAGGTCCTGAAATGTATGTTTTGTGGCGACTCCTTCGATTCCCTCCAAGATTTGAGTGTCCACATGATCAAAACGAAACATTACCAAAAAGTGCCTTTGAAGGAACCAGTACCAACCATTTCGTCGAAAATGGTCACTCCGGCGAAGAAACGCATCTTTGACATCAATCGGCCATGTTCCCCCGATTCGACCACAGGATCGTTTGCAGATTCGTTTCCTTCTCAGAAGAACGCCAACATACAGCTGTCCTCCAACAATCGCTACGGCTACCAAAATGGCGCCAGCTACACCTGGCAGTTTGAGGCCTGCAAGTCCCAGATCTTGAAGTGCATGGAGTGTGGGAGCTCCCACGATACTTTGCAGCAGCTCACCACCCACATGATGGTCACCGgtcactttctcaaggtcaccagCTCTGCCTCCAAGAAAGGGAAGCAGCTGGTGCTAGACCCACTCGCCGTGGAGAAGATGCAGTCGTTGTCGGACGCCCCAAACAGTGATTCTCTGGCTCCCAAGCCATCGAGTAACTCAGCTGCTGACTGCATAGCTTCTACGACTGAGTTAAAGagagacagtaaaaaagaaaaagcagagcagaTCAACAAGGATGAGAAAGTCATGAAAAGCGAGGACTATGAAGACCCTCTACAAAAACCTTTAGACCCTACGATAAAATACCAGTACCTAAGGGAGGAGGATTTGGAAGACGGCTCAAAGGGCGGAGGGGACATTTTGAAGTCACTGGAAAATACTGTTACCACCGCCATCAACAAAGCCCAGAATGGGGCTCCCAGCTGGAGCGCGTACCCCAGCATCCACGCCGCCTACCAGCTGTCAGAGGGCACCAAGCCTGCTTTGCCGATGGGCTCCCAGGTACTGCAGATTCGACCCAACCTCACCAACAAGTTAAGGCCAATTGCACCCAAGTGGAAAGTAATGCCGCTGGTTTCTGTGCCCACAAGCCTGGCCCCATACACGCAAGTTAAGAAGGAGCCGGaagacaaagacgaagtggtgaAGGAGTGTGGGAAAGAAAGTCCCCATGAAGAGGCGTCCTCTTTCAGCCACAGTGAGGGGGATTCTTTCTCCAAGTGTGAACCCCCTTCAGAATCCAAAAAGGCTGAGCCTTGTCCCCTGAAGGAGGAGGACAAGCGGATGAAAGAAGGTGGTGAGAAAGAGAAACCCCAGCCCTTGGAGCCAGCATCTTCCCTCAGCAACGGCTGTGCCCTCGCCAACCATGCTTCGGCCCTGCCGTGCATCAACCCGCTCAGCGCCCTGCAGTCTGTCCTGAACAATCACCTGGGCAAAGCTACGGAACCCTTGCGCTCTCCTTCCTGCGCCAGCCCAAGCTCAAGCACAATGTCGATGTTTCATAAGTCGCATCTCAGTGTCACGGACAAGCCGGTGTTGAGTCCTGTCTCCGCAAGGCCGGCCAGCATGTCCAGACGCTACCTGTTTGAGAACAGCGACCAGCCCATCGACCTGACCAAGTCCAAAAGCAAGAAGGCTGAGTCCTCGCAAGCACAATCCTGTACGTCCCCACCCCAGAAGCACGCTCTGTCCGATATCGCCGACATGGTCAAAGTCCTCCCCAAAGCCACCACCCCAAAGCCTGCTGCTTCCTCCAGGGTCCCTCCCGTGAAGCTGGAGATGGAGGTCAGGCGCTTCGAGGACGTGTCCAGCGAAGTCTCAACCTTGCATAAAAGGAAAGGCCGGCAGTCCAATTGGAACCCTCAGCATCTTCTAATCCTGCAGGCTCAGTTTGCCTCCAGCCTCTTCCAGACGTCGGAGGGCAAATACCTGCTGTCCGATCTGGGCCCACAGGAGCGAATGCAGATCTCGAAGTTTACGGGCCTCTCGATGACCACCATCAGCCACTGGCTGGCCAACGTCAAGTACCAGCTGAGGAAAACGGGCGGGACCAAGTTTCTGAAAAACATGGACAAAGGACACCCGATCTTTTACTGCAGTGACTGTGCCTCCCAGTTCAGAACCCCTTCTACCTACATCGGTCACTTAGAATCTCACCTAGGTTTCCAAATGAAGGACATGACCCGCATGGCCATGGAACAGCAAAGCAAAGCGGAGCAGGAGATCTCCCGGATATCGTCGGCTCAGAGGTCACCGGAAACCATAGCTGGCGAAGAGGACACAGACTCTAAGTTCAAGTGTAAGTTGTGCTGTCGGACATTTGTGAGCAAACACGCAGTAAAACTCCACCTAAGCAAAACGCACAGCAAGTCACCCGAACACCATTCACAGTTTGTAACAGACGTGGATGAAGAATAG